The Cydia pomonella isolate Wapato2018A chromosome 17, ilCydPomo1, whole genome shotgun sequence genome includes a window with the following:
- the LOC133526940 gene encoding gastric triacylglycerol lipase-like: MYSRSIKVMYDNKLHYSFTLCQTWTSTKMNSIFTTIVLLVTFSASLSILHTRPEDAKLNFTELGMKYGHSVEEHDVVTEDGYILTLFHIPGIRDGPVLLMHGILDSADTFIIRGKLSLVITMADKGYDVWAGNTRGNKYGRKHKYLDPDTDAEFWDFSFQEAGYYDLAATVDFVLDTTGGKSIRTIGHSQGTSAHFVLLSTRPEYNKKIKGFIALAPIAFLNHLIPPVTTVTKVGPLINKFLKSLGIEELLRDRSAASELIELICSQGIISYDLCFILAVSPFAGFDPKRIEPDFWEVITGHYPAASSRKSLVHFDQIALGKRFANYDFGPLQNFRRYKLLVAPSYNLGKVTTKISLIVGQNDALSRVKDVDILKSLLPREPKYHLMEPILWNHLDFVWANDMDVYLYPYIFSSLEDFE; the protein is encoded by the coding sequence ATGTATTCACGTTCTATAAAGGTAATGTACGATAACAAATTGCATTACTCCTTCACATTGTGCCAAACTTGGACTTCAACAAAAATGAACTCTATATTCACAACAATCGTTTTGCTCGTTACTTTTTCGGCTTCGCTTTCCATATTACATACACGGCCAGAAGATGCTAAATTGAATTTCACTGAGCTTGGAATGAAATATGGACATTCCGTCGAAGAACACGATGTAGTCACTGAAGATGgatatattttaactttattccaTATTCCCGGGATCAGAGATGGACCTGTACTTCTTATGCATGGCATTTTAGACTCCGCTGATACTTTTATCATAAGAGGGAAGCTTTCTTTAGTCATTACAATGGCCGATAAAGGGTATGACGTATGGGCTGGAAATACAAGAGGCAACAAGTATGGTCGGAAACATAAGTATCTTGATCCTGACACCGACGCAGAGTTTTGGGACTTCAGTTTTCAAGAAGCTGGTTACTATGATCTAGCCGCAACAGTTGACTTCGTTCTAGATACGACTGGTGGAAAGAGCATAAGAACGATAGGACATTCTCAAGGCACGTCAgcacattttgttttattatcaaCAAGACCGGAATATAACAAGAAAATTAAAGGATTCATTGCCTTAGCGCCTATCGCATTCCTTAATCACTTAATCCCTCCAGTAACAACTGTCACTAAGGTAGGACCACTCATAAACAAGTTTCTGAAATCATTAGGAATAGAAGAGCTGTTACGAGATCGATCCGCAGCTAGTGAACTTATCGAATTGATATGCAGCCAAGGGATTATTAGCTACGATCTCTGCTTTATACTTGCCGTTTCACCATTTGCTGGCTTCGATCCTAAAAGAATTGAGCCTGATTTTTGGGAGGTTATCACAGGACACTACCCGGCAGCTAGTAGTCGAAAAAGTCTTGTGCACTTTGATCAAATTGCTCTGGGTAAAAGATTTGCTAACTACGATTTTGGACCTTTACAAAATTTCCGACGGTACAAACTTTTGGTTGCCCCTAGTTACAATTTAGGGAAAGTCACAACAAAAATATCATTGATTGTTGGCCAAAACGATGCATTATCGAGGGTAAAAGATGTAGATATTCTAAAATCGTTACTCCCTAGAGAGCCTAAATACCATTTAATGGAACCAATACTATGGAACCATCTTGACTTTGTATGGGCTAATGATATGGATGTATATTTATATCCGTATATATTCTCGTCATTAGAAGACTTCGAATAA